Proteins from one Candida orthopsilosis Co 90-125, chromosome 2 draft sequence genomic window:
- a CDS encoding Leu4 2-isopropylmalate synthase translates to MMFPQLKLFSRAASRIPPVKLQYKNMLKNPSTKYPPPKQIKLEHREWPSKVVAKAPRWLSTDLRDGNQSLPDPMSISEKKEYFHKLIDTGFKEIEVSFPSASQTDFDFTRYAVENAPEDVAIQVLTQSREPLVRRTVESVKGAKKAIIHIYLATSDVFREVVFGMSQEDAIAKAVETTKLVRSLTKDDPAMSETEWNLEFSPECFSDTPVEFAVAICEAVKQAWEPTVEHPMIFNLPATVEVAGPNVYADQIEYFCKHITEREKVVVSVHCHNDRGCGVAATELGLLAGADRVEGCIFGNGERTGNVDLVTVALNLYTQGISPNLDFSDIQSLIDVSERCNKIKVPERAPYSGSLVVCAFSGSHQDAIKKGFSYERNDGKWAVPYLPLDPKDIGRTYEAVIRVNSQSGKGGSAWVILRSLGLDLPRHLQVAFSSIVQHKADQLGRELQIDEIVDVFNKEYLVQTPLSIVDFEITKSKNDNREIFAQLNISVDGQEIVIKGEGNGPISSFIDAIGKKFGTLFEVVTYQEHSLGTGSASKAATYVQLSYLNEVGEKVTRWGCGINHDVSQASMDAILSVVNSLINEGKIQIPN, encoded by the coding sequence ATGATGTTCCCACAACTCAAGCTCTTTTCAAGAGCTGCATCACGTATCCCACCCGTGAAACTACAGTACAAAAACATGCTTAAAAATCCATCCACTAAGTACCCACcaccaaaacaaatcaaattagAACATCGTGAATGGCCCAGTAAAGTAGTGGCAAAAGCACCAAGATGGTTGTCTACCGATTTACGTGATGGTAATCAATCATTACCTGATCCAATGTCAATACTGGAAAAAAAGGAATATTTTCATAAATTAATTGATACTGgatttaaagaaattgaagttaGTTTCCCACTGGCTTCACAaactgattttgattttactCGATATGCAGTTGAGAATGCTCCTGAGGACGTTGCCATTCAAGTCTTGACTCAATCGAGAGAACCTTTGGTTAGAAGAACGGTTGAATCAGTAAAAGGAGCTAAAAAAGCCATCATTCACATTTATTTAGCTACTTCGGATGTGTTTAGGGAGGTCGTATTTGGTATGTCACAAGAAGATGCTATTGCTAAAGCTGTTGAAACTACCAAGCTAGTCAGAAGCTTAACCAAAGATGATCCTGCCATGAGTGAAACTGAATGgaatttggaattttcaCCAGAATGTTTTTCCGATACACCAGTTGAATTTGCCGTGGCAATTTGTGAAGCCGTGAAACAAGCATGGGAACCAACTGTTGAACATCCaatgattttcaatttaccaGCAACAGTTGAAGTTGCCGGCCCCAATGTTTACGCCgaccaaattgaatatttctGTAAACATATTACTGAACGTGAgaaagttgttgtttccGTCCATTGTCATAATGATCGTGGCTGTGGGGTTGCAGCTACTGAGTTGGGGTTACTTGCTGGTGCTGATCGTGTTGAAGGTTGCATATTCGGAAATGGTGAACGTACAGGAAATGTTGATTTAGTCACGGTTGCATTAAACTTGTACACCCAAGGTATTTCCcccaatttggatttttccGATATACAAAGTTTAATTGATGTAAGTGAACGTTGCAACAAGATCAAAGTTCCTGAAAGAGCACCATATAGTGGATCACTTGTGGTTTGTGCTTTTAGTGGATCACATCAAGACGCTATTAAAAAGGGATTCAGTTATGAACGTAATGATGGAAAATGGGCAGTTCCTTATTTACCTTTGGACCCCAAAGATATTGGAAGAACGTATGAAGCTGTTATTAGAGTTAATTCACAATCAGGTAAAGGTGGAAGTGCATGGGTGATTTTAAGATCTTTGGGATTGGATTTACCTAGACATCTACAGGTGGCATTTTCATCCATTGTTCAACATAAAGCTGACCAATTGGGAAGAGAATtacaaattgatgaaattgttgatgttttcaataaGGAGTATCTTGTACAAACACcattatcaattgttgattttgaaatcaccaaGAGTAAAAACGACAACAGAGAAATATTTGCCCAGTTGAATATTAGTGTTGATGGACAAGAGATTGTCATTAAGGGTGAAGGAAATGGACCAATTTCTTCCTTCATTGATGCAATTGGAAAGAAATTTGGTACATTGTTTGAAGTTGTCACTTATCAAGAACATTCCTTAGGTACAGGATCAGCCTCCAAAGCAGCTACCTatgttcaattgagttATTTGAATGAGGTTGGTGAAAAAGTGACAAGATGGGGTTGTGGTATCAATCATGATGTTAGTCAAGCTTCAATGGACGCTATTTTAAGTGTAGTTAATtcattgattaatgaaGGTAAAATTCAGATACCAAATTAG